A region of Arabidopsis thaliana chromosome 5, partial sequence DNA encodes the following proteins:
- the ACBP1 gene encoding acyl-CoA binding protein 1 (acyl-CoA binding protein 1 (ACBP1); CONTAINS InterPro DOMAIN/s: Ankyrin repeat-containing domain (InterPro:IPR020683), Acyl-CoA-binding protein, ACBP (InterPro:IPR000582), FERM/acyl-CoA-binding protein, 3-helical bundle (InterPro:IPR014352), Ankyrin repeat (InterPro:IPR002110); BEST Arabidopsis thaliana protein match is: acyl-CoA binding protein 2 (TAIR:AT4G27780.1); Has 1807 Blast hits to 1807 proteins in 277 species: Archae - 0; Bacteria - 0; Metazoa - 736; Fungi - 347; Plants - 385; Viruses - 0; Other Eukaryotes - 339 (source: NCBI BLink).), with protein sequence MADWYQLAQSIIFGLIFAYLLAKLISILLAFKDENLSLTRNHTTQSEYENLRKVETLTGISGETDSLIAEQGSLRGDEDESDDDDWEGVESTELDEAFSAATAFVAAAASDRLSQKVSNELQLQLYGLYKIATEGPCTAPQPSALKMTARAKWQAWQKLGAMPPEEAMEKYIDLVTQLYPAWVEGGSKRRNRSGEAAGPMGPVFSSLVYEEESDNELKIDAIHAFAREGEVENLLKCIENGIPVNARDSEGRTPLHWAIDRGHLNVAEALVDKNADVNAKDNEGQTSLHYAVVCEREALAEFLVKQKADTTIKDEDGNSPLDLCESEWSWMREKKDSN encoded by the exons ATGGCTGATTGGTATCAGCTTGCACAGTCTATAATCTTTGGTTTGATCTTCGCTTACCTTCTCGCTAAGCTAATCTCTATCCTCCTCGCTTTTAAAGACGAGAATCTCTCACTCACTCGTAACCACACGACTCAATCGGAGTATGAGAACTTGCGAAAGGTCGAAACTTTAACTGGGATTAGCGGCGAGACTGATTCTCTTATAGCTGAGCAAGGTAGCTTGAGAGGTGATGAAGATGaatcagatgatgatgattgggAAGGTGTCGAAAGTACAGAACTTGATGAGGCATTTAGTGCTGCTACGGCttttgttgctgctgctgcatcGGATAGGCTTTCGCAGAAAGTTTCTAATGAGTTGCAACTTCAGCTTTATGGATTGTATAAAATTGCTACTGAAGGACCTTGTACTGCTCCTCAACCATCAGCTCTTAAAATGACTGCTCGTGCCAAGTG GCAAGCATGGCAGAAATTGGGTGCTATGCCTCCTGAGGAAGCGATGGAGAAGTATATCGACCTTGTTACTCAGCTTTACCCAGCTTGGGTTGAAGGTGGCTCG AAACGAAGAAATCGGAGTGGTGAGGCTGCAGGCCCCATGGGACCGGTTTTTAGCTCATTGGTGTACGAAGAGGAATCTGACAATGAGTT GAAGATTGACGCCATACACGCCTTTGCTAGAGAAGGAGAAGTCGAGAATCTATTGAAATGCATAGAAAATGGCATACCCGTAAATGCAAGAG ATAGTGAAGGTCGAACACCACTGCATTGGGCTATAGACCGTGGCCATCTTAACGTTGCTGAAGCTCTGGTTGATAAGAACGCAGATGTGAATGctaaa GACAATGAAGGCCAAACCTCTCTACACTATGCTGTTGTGTGCGAAAGAGAAGCACTCGCCGAGTTTCTGGTGAAGCAGAAAGCTGATACAACCATTAAAGACGAAGACGGAAACTCGCCTCTTGATCTCTGTGAATCAGAATGGTCTTGGATGCGAGAGAAGAAGGATTCCAATTAG
- a CDS encoding ARM repeat superfamily protein (ARM repeat superfamily protein; FUNCTIONS IN: protein transporter activity, binding; INVOLVED IN: intracellular protein transport, protein import into nucleus, docking; LOCATED IN: nucleus, chloroplast, nuclear pore, cytoplasm; EXPRESSED IN: 25 plant structures; EXPRESSED DURING: 13 growth stages; CONTAINS InterPro DOMAIN/s: Importin-beta, N-terminal (InterPro:IPR001494), Armadillo-like helical (InterPro:IPR011989), Armadillo-type fold (InterPro:IPR016024); BEST Arabidopsis thaliana protein match is: ARM repeat superfamily protein (TAIR:AT3G08947.1); Has 1807 Blast hits to 1807 proteins in 277 species: Archae - 0; Bacteria - 0; Metazoa - 736; Fungi - 347; Plants - 385; Viruses - 0; Other Eukaryotes - 339 (source: NCBI BLink).) — MAMEVTQLLINAQSIDGTVRKHAEESLKQFQEQNLAGFLLSLAGELANDEKPVDSRKLAGLVLKNALDAKEQHRKYELVQRWLALDMSTKSQIRAFLLKTLSAPVPDVRSTASQVIAKVAGIELPQKQWPELIVSLLSNIHQLPAHVKQATLETLGYLCEEVSPDVVEQEHVNKILTAVVQGMNAAEGNTDVRLAATRALYMALGFAQANFNNDMERDYIMRVVCEATLSPEVKIRQAAFECLVSIASTYYEKLAHYMQDIFNITAKAVREDDESVALQAIEFWSSICDEEIDILEEYGGEFAGDSDVPCFYFTKQALPGLVPLLLETLLKQEEDQDLDEGAWNIAMAGGTCLGLVARAVGDDIVPHVMPFIEEKISKPDWREREAATYAFGSILEGPSADKLMAIVNAALTFMLNALTNDPSNHVKDTTAWTLGRIFEFLHGSTIETPIINQANCQQIITVLIQSMNDAPNVAEKACGALYFLAQGYEDIGPSSPLTPFFQEIIKSLLAVAHREDATESRLRTAAYEALNEVVRCSTDETSTMVLQLVPVIMMELHNTLEGEKLSLDEREKQNELQGLLCGCLQVIIQKLGSEPTKSKFMEYADQMMGLFLRVFGCRSATAHEEAMLAIGALAYAAGPNFAKYMPEFYKYLEMGLQNFEEYQVCAVTVGVVGDVCRALEDKILPYCDGIMTQLLKDLSSNQLHRSVKPPIFSCFGDIALAIGEDFDKYWRYSMPMLQSAAELSAHSAGADDEMTEYTNSLRNGILEAYSGIFQGFKNSAKTQLLIPFAPHILQFLDSIYMEKDMDEVVMKTAIGVLGDLADTLGSHVGGLIQQSVSSKEFLNECLSSEDHTIKEAAEWAKHAITRAISV; from the exons ATGGCAATGGAGGTTACGCAGTTGCTCATTAATGCTCAGTCGATTGATGGAACTGTACGTAAGCACGCGGAAGAAAGTCTTAAGCAGTTTCAGGAGCAAAACCTTGCGGGTTTCTTGTTGTCGCTTGCTGGAGAGCTTGCGAATGATGAGAAGCCAGTAGATAGCAGGAAATTAGCTGGTTTAGTCCTTAAAAATGCTCTTGATGCTAAGGAACAACACAGGAAGTATGAGCTTGTTCAGAGATGGTTGGCTCTAGACATGTCAACAAAGTCGCAGATCAGAGCTTTCTTGTTGAAGACACTGTCGGCACCTGTGCCTGATGTTCGTTCGACTGCATCTCAGGTCATTGCTAAGGTTGCAGGTATTGAGTTACCACAGAAGCAGTGGCCTGAGCTCATAGTGTCTCTTCTCTCAAATATTCACCAGTTACCTGCTCATGTCAAGCAAGCCACTTTGGAGACTCTTGGATACCTATGTGAAGAAGTGTCACCTGATGTTGTTGAACAGGAGCATGTAAATAAGATACTCACAGCTGTTGTTCAGGGTATGAATGCTGCTGAAGGTAATACTGATGTTAGACTTGCTGCAACCCGTGCTTTATACATGGCTCTCGGATTCGCCCAAGCAAATTTCAACAACGACATGGAGCGTGATTATATCATGAGAGTTGTGTGTGAAGCAACCCTGTCCCCTGAGGTGAAAATTAGGCAGGCAGCTTTTGAGTGTTTGGTATCTATCGCTTCCACATACTATGAGAAGTTGGCGCATTACATGCAAGATATATTCAACATCACAGCTAAGGCTGTAAGAGAAGATGACGAGTCTGTTGCTCTACAGGCAATTGAGTTCTGGAGTTCTATTTGTGACGAAGAGATTGACATCTTAGAAGAATATGGTGGTGAGTTCGCTGGGGATTCTGATGTTCCatgcttttattttactaaGCAGGCTCTCCCTGGTCTTGTGCCTCTACTGCTGGAGACTCTTctgaagcaagaagaagatcaagattTGGATGAAGGGGCTTGGAATATTGCAATGGCAGGTGGGACATGCCTCGGTTTGGTTGCTAGGGCAGTTGGAGATGACATTGTTCCACATGTCATGCCGTTTATTGAAGAGAAAATATCAAAGCCTGATTGGAGAGAGCGAGAAGCTGCAACTTATGCTTTTGGTTCCATTTTGGAAGGCCCTTCTGCCGATAAGTTGATGGCAATTGTTAACGCAGCGTTAACATTTATGCTCAATGCTCTAACAAATGACCCAAGCAACCATGTGAAAGACACAACCGCATGGACCCTTGGTCGGATATTTGAGTTCCTTCATGGTTCAACAATCGAGACACCTATTATTAATCAGGCAAACTGCCAGCAGATAATCACAGTACTCATCCAGAGCATGAATGATGCGCCTAATGTTGCCGAGAAGGCTTGTGGGGCTCTGTACTTCCTTGCTCAAGGCTATGAGGATATCGGTCCCAGTTCTCCGTTAACACCCTTCTTCCAGGAAATTATTAAGTCACTTTTAGCTGTTGCACACAGAGAGGATGCAACTGAATCACGCTTGCGGACTGCAGCATATGAGGCATTGAATGAAGTTGTCAGGTGTTCAACTGATGAAACGTCTACCATGGTTCTGCAATTAGTACCAGTGATAATGATGGAGCTTCACAATACTTTGGAAGGGGAAAAGCTTTCATTGGATGAGAGGGAGAAACAAAACGAGTTGCAGGGACTTCTATGTGGATGCTTGCAGGTCATCATACAGAAATTAGGATCTGAACCAACCAAGTCTAAGTTCATGGAGTATGCAGACCAAATGATGGGACTTTTCCTGAGGGTGTTTGGTTGTAGAAGTGCAACTGCACATGAGGAAGCCATGCTTGCCATTGGTGCTCTTGCTTATGCAGCAGGTCCCAATTTTGCCAAATACATGCCTGAGTTTTATAAGTACTTGGAGATGGGtcttcaaaactttgaagaatACCAAGTGTGTGCTGTTACTGTTGGTGTTGTTGGGGATGTCTGCAGAGCATTGGAGGACAAGATTTTACCTTATTGCGATGGGATTATGACACAGCTTCTGAAAGATTTGTCGAGCAACCAATTGCACCGATCAGTGAAGCCACCGATATTCTCCTGTTTTGGTGACATAGCACTTGCTATCGGTGAGGATTTTGATAAGTACTGGAGGTATTCAATGCCGATGCTTCAGAGTGCCGCAGAGTTATCTGCTCACTCGGCTGGAGCTGATGATGAAATGACGGAGTACACAAACTCATTGAGAAACGGAATCCTTGAGGCTTATTCAGGCATATTTCAAGGTTTCAAGAACTCCGCCAAAACCCAGCTCCTGATTCCTTTCGCACCCCATATCCTCCAGTTTTTGGACAGTATATACATGGAGAAAGACAT GGACGAGGTGGTGATGAAGACAGCGATTGGGGTCTTAGGAGATTTAGCAGATACACTAGGGAGTCATGTGGGTGGTTTGATACAACAGTCAGTGTCAAGTAAAGAGTTCTTAAACGAATGTTTGTCTTCTGAAGACCACACAATTAAAGAAGCAGCCGAATGGGCGAAGCATGCCATAACCCGTGCCATATCTGTTTGA
- a CDS encoding uncharacterized protein (unknown protein; LOCATED IN: endomembrane system; Has 30201 Blast hits to 17322 proteins in 780 species: Archae - 12; Bacteria - 1396; Metazoa - 17338; Fungi - 3422; Plants - 5037; Viruses - 0; Other Eukaryotes - 2996 (source: NCBI BLink).), which produces MPLRIEPLSLLFLILIICSSSLGMTINLASQHIHLSPRSAFAIVEGSIQLDGAKMHESSMLYKSEEVGVKKMGHRKLMFHSTADYDDAGPNPKHDPRRRPGGKG; this is translated from the exons atGCCTCTTAGGATTGAACCCCTATCTCTACTCTTCCTCATTCTCATTATATGCTCTTCATCATTAG GGATGACTATCAACCTTGCGTCCCAACACATCCATCTTAGTCCGAGATCAGCTTTTG CCATAGTGGAAGGCTCTATCCAGCTCGACGGTGCGAAGATGCATGAGAGTTCCATGCTTTACAAG agtGAGGAGGTGGGTGTGAAGAAGATGGGTCATAGGAAGTTGATGTTCCACTCGACAGCGGACTACGACGACGCAGGACCCAACCCTAAACACGACCCAAGGAGAAGGCCCGGAGGCAAGGGTTGA
- a CDS encoding uncharacterized protein (unknown protein; LOCATED IN: endomembrane system; Has 16 Blast hits to 16 proteins in 6 species: Archae - 0; Bacteria - 0; Metazoa - 0; Fungi - 0; Plants - 16; Viruses - 0; Other Eukaryotes - 0 (source: NCBI BLink).), giving the protein MPLRIEPLSLLFLILIICSSSLAIVEGSIQLDGAKMHESSMLYKSEEVGVKKMGHRKLMFHSTADYDDAGPNPKHDPRRRPGGKG; this is encoded by the exons atGCCTCTTAGGATTGAACCCCTATCTCTACTCTTCCTCATTCTCATTATATGCTCTTCATCATTAG CCATAGTGGAAGGCTCTATCCAGCTCGACGGTGCGAAGATGCATGAGAGTTCCATGCTTTACAAG agtGAGGAGGTGGGTGTGAAGAAGATGGGTCATAGGAAGTTGATGTTCCACTCGACAGCGGACTACGACGACGCAGGACCCAACCCTAAACACGACCCAAGGAGAAGGCCCGGAGGCAAGGGTTGA
- a CDS encoding uncharacterized protein (unknown protein; LOCATED IN: endomembrane system; Has 30201 Blast hits to 17322 proteins in 780 species: Archae - 12; Bacteria - 1396; Metazoa - 17338; Fungi - 3422; Plants - 5037; Viruses - 0; Other Eukaryotes - 2996 (source: NCBI BLink).), with the protein MPLRIEPLSLLFLILIICSSSLVEGSIQLDGAKMHESSMLYKSEEVGVKKMGHRKLMFHSTADYDDAGPNPKHDPRRRPGGKG; encoded by the exons atGCCTCTTAGGATTGAACCCCTATCTCTACTCTTCCTCATTCTCATTATATGCTCTTCATCATTAG TGGAAGGCTCTATCCAGCTCGACGGTGCGAAGATGCATGAGAGTTCCATGCTTTACAAG agtGAGGAGGTGGGTGTGAAGAAGATGGGTCATAGGAAGTTGATGTTCCACTCGACAGCGGACTACGACGACGCAGGACCCAACCCTAAACACGACCCAAGGAGAAGGCCCGGAGGCAAGGGTTGA
- a CDS encoding uncharacterized protein (unknown protein; LOCATED IN: endomembrane system; Has 30201 Blast hits to 17322 proteins in 780 species: Archae - 12; Bacteria - 1396; Metazoa - 17338; Fungi - 3422; Plants - 5037; Viruses - 0; Other Eukaryotes - 2996 (source: NCBI BLink).), with translation MYIPLTECFLLAIVEGSIQLDGAKMHESSMLYKSEEVGVKKMGHRKLMFHSTADYDDAGPNPKHDPRRRPGGKG, from the exons ATGTATATTCCGCTAACAGAGTGTTTTCTTTTAGCCATAGTGGAAGGCTCTATCCAGCTCGACGGTGCGAAGATGCATGAGAGTTCCATGCTTTACAAG agtGAGGAGGTGGGTGTGAAGAAGATGGGTCATAGGAAGTTGATGTTCCACTCGACAGCGGACTACGACGACGCAGGACCCAACCCTAAACACGACCCAAGGAGAAGGCCCGGAGGCAAGGGTTGA
- a CDS encoding Tetratricopeptide repeat (TPR)-like superfamily protein (Tetratricopeptide repeat (TPR)-like superfamily protein; FUNCTIONS IN: molecular_function unknown; INVOLVED IN: biological_process unknown; LOCATED IN: thylakoid, thylakoid lumen, chloroplast thylakoid membrane, chloroplast thylakoid lumen, chloroplast; EXPRESSED IN: 23 plant structures; EXPRESSED DURING: 14 growth stages; CONTAINS InterPro DOMAIN/s: Pentapeptide repeat (InterPro:IPR001646); BEST Arabidopsis thaliana protein match is: Pentapeptide repeat-containing protein (TAIR:AT1G12250.2); Has 2349 Blast hits to 1826 proteins in 378 species: Archae - 42; Bacteria - 1727; Metazoa - 7; Fungi - 0; Plants - 151; Viruses - 0; Other Eukaryotes - 422 (source: NCBI BLink).): MASLPVQFTRNQISSPFFSVNLRREPRSLVTVHCSGENRENGEGVKKSLFPLKELGSIACAALCACTLTIASPVIAANQRLPPLSTEPDRCEKAFVGNTIGQANGVYDKPLDLRFCDYTNDQTNLKGKTLSAALMVGAKFDGADMTEVVMSKAYAVEASFKGVNFTNAVIDRVNFGKSNLKGAVFRNTVLSGSTFEEANLEDVVFEDTIIGYIDLQKICRNESINEEGRLVLGCR; the protein is encoded by the exons ATGGCTTCGCTTCCTGTTCAATTCACGAGGAATCAAATCTCTTCACCGTTTTTCTCTGTAAACCTCCGCCGTGAGCCTAGATCTTTAGTAACAGTACACTGCTCCG gagaaaacagagaaaatggtGAAGGTGTAAAGAAGAGTCTCTTTCCTCTTAAGGAGCTTGGATCTATCGCTTGCGCAGCTCTCTGTGCTTGCACTCTTACAATAGCTTCTCCTGTTATTGCTGCTAACCAG agaCTTCCTCCGTTATCAACAGAACCAGACCGGTGTGAAAAAGCATTTGTTGGTAACACGATAGGTCAAGCAAATGGTGTCTATGACAAACCACTGGATCTTAGGTTCTGTGATTACACAAATGATCAAACTAATCTCAAAGGCAAGACTCTCTCTGCAGCCTTGATGGTTGGGGCTAAGTTTGATGGTGCAGATATGACTGAAGTTGTTATGTCAAAAGCTTATGCTGTAGAAGCAAGCTTTAAAG GGGTGAATTTCACTAATGCTGTTATCGATCGGGTGAATTTCGGGAAATCGAATCTGAAAGGTGCGGTGTTTAGGAACACGGTATTATCCGGTTCGACATTTGAGGAGGCAAATTTGGAGGATGTGGTCTTTGAGGACACTATCATTGGTTACATAGACCTTCAGAAAATATGTAGGAATGAGTCCATAAACGAAGAAGGAAGACTTGTGTTGGGATGCcgatag
- a CDS encoding Tetratricopeptide repeat (TPR)-like superfamily protein, whose protein sequence is MIHNELIKLYGCPSSNKNLKHTSMASLPVQFTRNQISSPFFSVNLRREPRSLVTVHCSAGENRENGEGVKKSLFPLKELGSIACAALCACTLTIASPVIAANQRLPPLSTEPDRCEKAFVGNTIGQANGVYDKPLDLRFCDYTNDQTNLKGKTLSAALMVGAKFDGADMTEVVMSKAYAVEASFKGVNFTNAVIDRVNFGKSNLKGAVFRNTVLSGSTFEEANLEDVVFEDTIIGYIDLQKICRNESINEEGRLVLGCR, encoded by the exons ATGATCCATAACGAATTGATAAAACTCTATGGTTGTCCAAGTTCgaacaaaaatctgaaacacACTTCCATGGCTTCGCTTCCTGTTCAATTCACGAGGAATCAAATCTCTTCACCGTTTTTCTCTGTAAACCTCCGCCGTGAGCCTAGATCTTTAGTAACAGTACACTGCTCCG CaggagaaaacagagaaaatggtGAAGGTGTAAAGAAGAGTCTCTTTCCTCTTAAGGAGCTTGGATCTATCGCTTGCGCAGCTCTCTGTGCTTGCACTCTTACAATAGCTTCTCCTGTTATTGCTGCTAACCAG agaCTTCCTCCGTTATCAACAGAACCAGACCGGTGTGAAAAAGCATTTGTTGGTAACACGATAGGTCAAGCAAATGGTGTCTATGACAAACCACTGGATCTTAGGTTCTGTGATTACACAAATGATCAAACTAATCTCAAAGGCAAGACTCTCTCTGCAGCCTTGATGGTTGGGGCTAAGTTTGATGGTGCAGATATGACTGAAGTTGTTATGTCAAAAGCTTATGCTGTAGAAGCAAGCTTTAAAG GGGTGAATTTCACTAATGCTGTTATCGATCGGGTGAATTTCGGGAAATCGAATCTGAAAGGTGCGGTGTTTAGGAACACGGTATTATCCGGTTCGACATTTGAGGAGGCAAATTTGGAGGATGTGGTCTTTGAGGACACTATCATTGGTTACATAGACCTTCAGAAAATATGTAGGAATGAGTCCATAAACGAAGAAGGAAGACTTGTGTTGGGATGCcgatag
- a CDS encoding Tetratricopeptide repeat (TPR)-like superfamily protein (Tetratricopeptide repeat (TPR)-like superfamily protein; FUNCTIONS IN: molecular_function unknown; INVOLVED IN: biological_process unknown; LOCATED IN: in 6 components; EXPRESSED IN: 23 plant structures; EXPRESSED DURING: 14 growth stages; CONTAINS InterPro DOMAIN/s: Pentapeptide repeat (InterPro:IPR001646); BEST Arabidopsis thaliana protein match is: Pentapeptide repeat-containing protein (TAIR:AT1G12250.2); Has 2348 Blast hits to 1825 proteins in 378 species: Archae - 42; Bacteria - 1727; Metazoa - 7; Fungi - 0; Plants - 151; Viruses - 0; Other Eukaryotes - 421 (source: NCBI BLink).): MASLPVQFTRNQISSPFFSVNLRREPRSLVTVHCSAGENRENGEGVKKSLFPLKELGSIACAALCACTLTIASPVIAANQRLPPLSTEPDRCEKAFVGNTIGQANGVYDKPLDLRFCDYTNDQTNLKGKTLSAALMVGAKFDGADMTEVVMSKAYAVEASFKGVNFTNAVIDRVNFGKSNLKGAVFRNTVLSGSTFEEANLEDVVFEDTIIGYIDLQKICRNESINEEGRLVLGCR; the protein is encoded by the exons ATGGCTTCGCTTCCTGTTCAATTCACGAGGAATCAAATCTCTTCACCGTTTTTCTCTGTAAACCTCCGCCGTGAGCCTAGATCTTTAGTAACAGTACACTGCTCCG CaggagaaaacagagaaaatggtGAAGGTGTAAAGAAGAGTCTCTTTCCTCTTAAGGAGCTTGGATCTATCGCTTGCGCAGCTCTCTGTGCTTGCACTCTTACAATAGCTTCTCCTGTTATTGCTGCTAACCAG agaCTTCCTCCGTTATCAACAGAACCAGACCGGTGTGAAAAAGCATTTGTTGGTAACACGATAGGTCAAGCAAATGGTGTCTATGACAAACCACTGGATCTTAGGTTCTGTGATTACACAAATGATCAAACTAATCTCAAAGGCAAGACTCTCTCTGCAGCCTTGATGGTTGGGGCTAAGTTTGATGGTGCAGATATGACTGAAGTTGTTATGTCAAAAGCTTATGCTGTAGAAGCAAGCTTTAAAG GGGTGAATTTCACTAATGCTGTTATCGATCGGGTGAATTTCGGGAAATCGAATCTGAAAGGTGCGGTGTTTAGGAACACGGTATTATCCGGTTCGACATTTGAGGAGGCAAATTTGGAGGATGTGGTCTTTGAGGACACTATCATTGGTTACATAGACCTTCAGAAAATATGTAGGAATGAGTCCATAAACGAAGAAGGAAGACTTGTGTTGGGATGCcgatag
- a CDS encoding Tetratricopeptide repeat (TPR)-like superfamily protein (Tetratricopeptide repeat (TPR)-like superfamily protein; FUNCTIONS IN: molecular_function unknown; INVOLVED IN: biological_process unknown; LOCATED IN: chloroplast thylakoid lumen; EXPRESSED IN: 22 plant structures; EXPRESSED DURING: 13 growth stages; CONTAINS InterPro DOMAIN/s: Pentapeptide repeat (InterPro:IPR001646); BEST Arabidopsis thaliana protein match is: Pentapeptide repeat-containing protein (TAIR:AT1G12250.2).), translating into MASLPVQFTRNQISSPFFSVNLRREPRSLVTVHCSAKVVYVILICIMFSAGENRENGEGVKKSLFPLKELGSIACAALCACTLTIASPVIAANQRLPPLSTEPDRCEKAFVGNTIGQANGVYDKPLDLRFCDYTNDQTNLKGKTLSAALMVGAKFDGADMTEVVMSKAYAVEASFKGVNFTNAVIDRVNFGKSNLKGAVFRNTVLSGSTFEEANLEDVVFEDTIIGYIDLQKICRNESINEEGRLVLGCR; encoded by the exons ATGGCTTCGCTTCCTGTTCAATTCACGAGGAATCAAATCTCTTCACCGTTTTTCTCTGTAAACCTCCGCCGTGAGCCTAGATCTTTAGTAACAGTACACTGCTCCG ctaaagtagtgtaTGTGATCTTGATTTGCATTATGTTCTCAGCaggagaaaacagagaaaatggtGAAGGTGTAAAGAAGAGTCTCTTTCCTCTTAAGGAGCTTGGATCTATCGCTTGCGCAGCTCTCTGTGCTTGCACTCTTACAATAGCTTCTCCTGTTATTGCTGCTAACCAG agaCTTCCTCCGTTATCAACAGAACCAGACCGGTGTGAAAAAGCATTTGTTGGTAACACGATAGGTCAAGCAAATGGTGTCTATGACAAACCACTGGATCTTAGGTTCTGTGATTACACAAATGATCAAACTAATCTCAAAGGCAAGACTCTCTCTGCAGCCTTGATGGTTGGGGCTAAGTTTGATGGTGCAGATATGACTGAAGTTGTTATGTCAAAAGCTTATGCTGTAGAAGCAAGCTTTAAAG GGGTGAATTTCACTAATGCTGTTATCGATCGGGTGAATTTCGGGAAATCGAATCTGAAAGGTGCGGTGTTTAGGAACACGGTATTATCCGGTTCGACATTTGAGGAGGCAAATTTGGAGGATGTGGTCTTTGAGGACACTATCATTGGTTACATAGACCTTCAGAAAATATGTAGGAATGAGTCCATAAACGAAGAAGGAAGACTTGTGTTGGGATGCcgatag